One window of Perca flavescens isolate YP-PL-M2 chromosome 15, PFLA_1.0, whole genome shotgun sequence genomic DNA carries:
- the rasd4 gene encoding ras-related protein Rap-1b, translating to MSFEVKEKTEVRLVFLGAAGVGKTALIQRFLKDTFEPKHRRTVEELHRKEYEVAGVKVTISIMDTSGSYSFPAMRKLSIQSSDAFALVYAVDDPVSLEAVKSLREEILEVKEDRYTPIVVIGNKIDRQDERQVSSKDVLSMMELDWNHSFVESSAKDNINVLEAFRELLQQANLPSRLSPALCRRRETFPKESNKRPPLNKTKSCLVS from the coding sequence ATGTCTTTTGAAGTGAAGGAGAAGACGGAGGTGCGTCTGGTGTTTttgggagcagcaggagtggGGAAGACAGCCCTCATCCAACGCTTCCTCAAAGACACTTTTGAGCCCAAGCATCGGCGGACAGTGGAGGAGCTCCACAGGAAAGAGTACGAGGTGGCGGGTGTCAAAGTCACCATCAGCATCATGGACACCAGCGGCAGCTACTCCTTTCCTGCCATGCGGAAGCTCTCCATCCAGAGCAGCGATGCCTTTGCCCTGGTCTACGCCGTGGATGACCCAGTATCCCTGGAGGCAGTCAAGAGTCTGCGAGAGGAGATCCTGGAGGTCAAAGAGGACAGGTACACGCCTATCGTGGTGATAGGCAACAAGATAGACCGTCAAGACGAGCGCCAGGTGTCCAGCAAGGACGTGCTGTCCATGATGGAGCTGGACTGGAACCACAGCTTCGTGGAGTCCTCTGCCAAAGACAACATCAACGTGCTGGAGGCTTTCAGAGAGCTGCTCCAGCAGGCCAACCTGCCCAGTCGGCTGAGTCCAGCGCTGTGCCGGAGACGGGAAACCTTCCCCAAGGAGAGCAACAAGCGACCTCCTCTGAACAAGACCAAGAGCTGCCTCGTCTCATAA